AGCCAGCCGTCCGAGGCTTGAGGTTGGTTCAGCTTGAATTCCTCCCGCAGCAGGAAGCGCAGGCCATCGAGCAGCTTGCGCTGCAAGGCGTGTTTGGGCGCGGCCAACGCCTTGCTGGGATCGCCGCCGAGTTCCTGGGCCACCGAGGCCTGATCGGCCTGCACCACCAGTTCGCCGAGCGTGCCGGCATGCTCGTACTGGCCTGCCAGCACGTACAGGAGCGCGGCCCAGAGGTCGGGGTAGCCGGCGAGCCAGTCGAAGATGCCCGGATCGAGCAGCCGGGCGTAGAGCAGCCCGGTGGCGGCACTGTGCAGCCGGTACTCGCGCTCCTTGCGGTAGCGGAAGCGGTACGGCCGCCGCAGCGGGCCGTGCCACGGATGCCAGACCGTGCCGTCCGCGTACTCCACGTGCAGGTCGACGGCGACCTTGCCAACGTCGTGCAACAGCGCCGCATAGGCGGTGCCGGCCGTCCAGGCTTCGGCCTGGGCCGCTTGCGCCTCCGGCGTGGTGCCGGCGGGCAGCAGGTGCGACTGCCGCAGCTTGAGCGCGTAGGCGACGATTTCCAGGCCGTGGTCCAGCATGCCGCCCGGGTAGGCGTGGTGGTGGCTCTCGGATGCGGGGAATTGCTGGACCAGCTCGGCGTAGCGCTCCAGCGGCGCGAGGTACAGCGATGCGAATTGCCTGCGCGACAGCGAGGTGCGCTGCCAGATGTGCTCCAACAGCTTCTGCCGCCGGGGCGTCGCCAGCAGCGATGCGGCCGGCTCGGGCCGCATCAACCCTTTGCCGGTGTCGGCGGGAGGTATGGGTGTCGGCGTCGTGCCAGAGGATGGCGGCGGCCGTTTGCGTTGGAACAGCGAGAGCATGGCGAACCCCGGACGGCGGGCCGGTCGGGGGAGCCTTTTGGCCTTTTCGGGTAGGGCCATTCCCCTTGGCCCCATTCCCTTGCCCCTTCCCCAGCCCTTTGGCCTTTGGAAGCCTTTGGATATAGGGCAACCAGGGTGTCCCGACCACAACCAATACGGAGCTGGCCCAGGCCGATTGGTGATGATGTTTCAAGGAACGGCCTGCTTTCAGCAGCCGTTGAAACAGCGCCAAAGACTGAAACGCCTCCTGCCGCTCTCCACAGCCGTCGATGACCAGCAGGATCGCCGTCAGGCCTGACCCAGCCCCTCATCGAGGGCGTTGGCCTGCGCTGCGAAGTCCGCTGGGCGCCGCTTGCGAAACGCCTCCAGATTGGCGAGCTTCCAGCGCAAGGCGGGCAATTCGGCCGCGTGCGGGCACAGCACCAGCGACCAGTCGGGCTCGGCGCGTACCAGCCCGCTCAGGAACTGTCTGTGCCCCTCGGTCAGGCGACGAGGCAGTTCCTGTCGCATCTGTGCACGAGCGGCAAGCAGCGTGTCCAGCGAGCACTCCACTTCGGTCATGCCGACGAAAGCGCGCTCGTACTCCGCTGCGATGTCCTTGTCGTTGCCGAACAGCACTTCATGCGGCGGCCGGTTATGGCCGGCGAGGTAGAGCACGAAGCACTCGACCATGCCGTCGCTGAGGCCGCCAGACCCATAGAGCTGCCAGACGTCGAACAGGTCACGTGGGTGCTGCCGGTCCAGGGCCGCCACCAACTTGCCGGCATACAGCTCGTCGCGCGCCAGGATCGGCGCCTCGAACTCGACACCGAACAGGTCGCCGGTCTTGGCGCTCAACGGCTTTCGTTCAACCGGGAGCACCGTGCCGCGGAAGACGACGTTCACCTCGATCTTGACCTGGCTGGTGTCGTTCTCGACGATCAGCTTGGTGTCACCGAGATCCTTGCTGCGCACCAGGCGCGTCTGGATGCCCAGCGGTTGCACGCGTTGCGCGATGGCGGCCAGCTCGCCGTTGATCGCCTTCAGCGCGTCGTCGCGTGCGACCTGCCAGGGCCGGTACACCACGTCGATGTCCACCGACAAGCGCGGCATATCCTGCACGAACAGGTTGATCGCTGTGCCGCCCTTCATCGCAAAGATGTCGTTGGCGAAGACCTCGGGCGTGACGGCCAGCAGCAGGCGAACGGTATCGGCGTAGTTCTTATCCATGGGGATTCAGGCTCAGCAAGGTGCCGTCGGCCAGTCGGCTCATCCAGCGTTTTTCGCTGCCGGTGCGCAGCGGATGCCGCTCCAGCAGATCCTTGACGTCGACCACCTGCGTCTCGCGTGCCCAGGTGAGGAACAGACGAACGGTCTTCACACTGGTGCAGCACGACAGCAGTTGCCCGAGCAGTTCCTTCCTCGGCGAGCGCAGGCCATCGAAGAGGTTGCGGGCCTCTTCCAGGCTCTGCTTCGTCCCGGCCTCGTAGAGCAGCTCCAGCACGGCGCGCTCGGACACGGCGACTTGCAACCGATCGGGCAGGCCGGGCGGCGTGGTCAGGGTCTTGTCGGCCAGTGCGGCATCGGGCCAGTCGAACAGGTGCGCATGGACGTAGCGTGCCGGAAAGCGCGAAGTGAACCAGACCGGCAGCTCGTAGCGGCTGTTGCCCCACAGGACCAGCGTGTCGCGGCCGAGGTTGTGGCGCACACCCTGCAGGCCCAGCGCACTCTTGCCGCCGACGTGCAGGCCGGGCACGCGCTGCTGCAGGAACTTCAGCGCCCCGTAGACGCCGAACTCGTCGTTCGGGAAGGCGTAGACGCCCTGGGCCAGGCGCACGAGCCAGCCGCCCTCGGCATAGCGCGCGGCGAGCTTGGACGACACCCCCAGCGGCGCCAGGGTGGTCAGGTCGAACGGCGCACCACGTGGCAGCGTGGTCTGCAGCCGCTTGATTACTTGATGCCGTGAATTTCCATCCATCGTGGAAAAATAGCACAGAATCCAATCAAGCGCTTCCAGAGGACAGGATTCAGCGCTGAAATTCGCCTCATCGGGTATTTTCAATGCAACTTCTAATCGCGCCTGACGGCGCCACCCCTTGACATCGTAAGGAATTTTCCTTGCGGTGATTGCCAGGAGAGCCGTCATGCCCAACGTCAAGGAACTCGCCACTGTCACGTCCAAGGGACAGCTCACCCTGCCCAAGGCGGTTCGCCAGGCGCTGGGCGTGGAGGCCGGCGACAAGGTGGCGTTCGAGTTGCGCGAGGATGGCCAGGTCGTCGTCAGCCGCGGGGAGGCAGAGCATGAAGACCCGGCTATCGGTGCGTTCCTGACCCTGCTGGCTCGTGACATCGAGGCAGGGCGAAACATCCGCGGTCTGCCCGAGGAACTGGCTCGCACAATGCTGGAGCATGCAGGCCATGAGGTTGTCCTGGGCGACGACTTCGATGGGCGCGTGGAAATCTGATGCAGCGGCACGGCTGGACCCTGCTGTTCCATGAGGGCTTCATCGAGCAGTTGCGCAAGGTACAGGCGGCCGCAGTGCCGCTCAGCGACAGCGAGCCGCAGCAGTTCGATGGCGATGCCAACGCCAAGCTGTTTCAGGCGTTGAGCCATCGGGTCATGGACGCCGTGCCGGGCGATCCCTCGCGGGATGAGTTTCGTTACTGCAACATCGCGGAGCCGGCGCACTCCAACTGGCGGTGCGCGAGGATCGGCAGGCGGTTCCGCTTGTTCTTCCGCTACGACGCGAGGGCGAAAGTCATCGTGTTCGCAGCACTCAAGGACCGGGCTACGGCGATAGCACCGAGCCGCGAACAGTCGGATGCACTGAGCAGTCAGATCGACCCGACAGTGACGAAGGTACGGAGGCAACGAATGACCAGGCCTCGCCAGGAAAGATGAATTGAACATGAGGTAGCACCATGAAGACCGCAGCACAGACAACATTCCCCGAGCGCGTGGGCCGAACCCTGGGCCGGCTGTGGCGTGGCTGCGTTCGGCTGGATCGACGTGCGATGCAGGGACTGGTGGCAAAGGGTTGGAAACCCGGTGTCGCAAAGGGCGTGATGCTGATCGTCAAGATCGCAGCGTTTGCCGTGCTGCTCTACGCTGCGTTCTGGATGGCGTTGCTGCTTCTGTGCATCGTGGTCGTTGCGAGGATGGCCTGGCAACACGACTCTGACGACGATGCCGATTTCCTCGGGCGCAAAGCGGAAGAGAGAGACCATCGTGAAGGGCTGTTCTATCACCCGGCCATGCATGACGATGATCCCGATCCGCGATTCAAAGACGACTAACGGAACGCTCTACTTTTTCACTGCACTGATCGCCACGTTAGCTCCCGAACGTCCCGCTTGGCCCGCGTCCCGAGTACCGTTGGCGAGGCCTTGAAGAACACCGCCAGCACGGACACCGACCCATCCCAACGCTGTGATCCACAAGCTGGGTAGCACGAGGAACATCGTCGCCATCACGAAGTTCAACAACATGTCCCCGAAAGCGTTGTTTAGCCCGATCAGCGGATCGAAGTTGCTGTGCGGCCGGTTCGCTCCGAACCCCCAGCCATAGAGCGCGTCGAGAATCGTCGAGTCGAGCCAGCGCGCGAGCTGGAACCAGAAGTCCACGAAGAACAGCGCGAACTCCACGCAGCTCACCGCGACCAGGGCCTTCAGCTCGTAGGTGCCGAAAACCAGCACCAGCGGGATGCAGATGACCAGCGCCATCTTGAGCAGCGACAGCACCATCGGCAGCGCCTGGCGCACCACGTCCATGGCCGGGAAAACGCCGAGCGAGCCCATCGTCATGCCGAGGTCGCCGGCGCCGCGCGTGACGATGTTGGGCAGCGTCTTTTCGATCTGCCCTCCGTAGTCGGTGTAGACCGAGCCCTGGTTCATCTTCTGCTGCTTTGGCGAGACCACGGCGCGGACCACCGAGTCGTTCACCTCCGCCTGTGACAGGAAGCCCGCCCAGCGGCCCATGCGCGTCAGCAGATCGGGGTCGACCTGCGCCAGAAGGCGCGCACGCAGGCCACTGTTGCCGTCGGACCACCATTGCTGGCACGTGGGATAGCCCCCGCCGCTGTCCACCTGAGCCAGCCCCGCATCGCGCGTCGCGTCATACGGCCAGGCGGTGCGGGGCGTGTTGGAGTGGTATGTGTCGTAGAAGCCCGTGCTGCCCAGGAAGTAGCTCGACCCGATCCAGGTGACGTCGTTCATCTGCTCGTCGGAGAGCGTGGGCCGGTTCATGAACAACTTGGCACGCGACGGGCCGTAGCAGTCGTGCACGAAGTCGCCCACCTCCTGAGCCAGCACTGGGTCGTCGATGCGGGTGGCGTCCACGTCCATGCGCATCTGCCGCAGGTCGGTGCCGCAGGGGATCGCCGCCACCGCCCCGCCCGTGACCGCCTTCGAGATCGCGTGCATGAAGAACCACCACACCGGCACCAGCGCGTTCTGGTTGTTGAGCGTCGTGTAGGCGTTGGACCAGCCCGTGTCGTTGGGTTGCGGGACGCTGACCTGGCACTGCGCAGAGCGCGTCGTGTCGAACCGGATCGTGCTGAGGTCGACCGGTATGAAGGGGATGCCGGCGAACAGGATGACGACGATCGCCACCCACACGCGGTTCTCGATGCGCATCGAGGACAGCACGCCCTTATTGCCCTCGTCGGCGCCTTCGGCGCGTGCGCGCAGCCACTCCTGCACGACGATCACAACGAAGGGCAGCGCAAACACGCCGCTGGCCACCAGGATGTTCCAGATGCCGTTGTTGACGATCCACCCGACGAGCGTCAGGTAATACTCCAGGTAGTCGGTCGTGTAGAGGGTCATGGCGTGCTCCTCGCCTCAGTCGTTCAGCCGCTGCGCAGCAGTTGGCTGCCTTCGAGCAGCACGAGGGTGACGACGGCCGCGATCTCG
This DNA window, taken from Thauera sp. K11, encodes the following:
- a CDS encoding nucleotidyl transferase AbiEii/AbiGii toxin family protein produces the protein MDKNYADTVRLLLAVTPEVFANDIFAMKGGTAINLFVQDMPRLSVDIDVVYRPWQVARDDALKAINGELAAIAQRVQPLGIQTRLVRSKDLGDTKLIVENDTSQVKIEVNVVFRGTVLPVERKPLSAKTGDLFGVEFEAPILARDELYAGKLVAALDRQHPRDLFDVWQLYGSGGLSDGMVECFVLYLAGHNRPPHEVLFGNDKDIAAEYERAFVGMTEVECSLDTLLAARAQMRQELPRRLTEGHRQFLSGLVRAEPDWSLVLCPHAAELPALRWKLANLEAFRKRRPADFAAQANALDEGLGQA
- a CDS encoding type IV toxin-antitoxin system AbiEi family antitoxin domain-containing protein — its product is MDGNSRHQVIKRLQTTLPRGAPFDLTTLAPLGVSSKLAARYAEGGWLVRLAQGVYAFPNDEFGVYGALKFLQQRVPGLHVGGKSALGLQGVRHNLGRDTLVLWGNSRYELPVWFTSRFPARYVHAHLFDWPDAALADKTLTTPPGLPDRLQVAVSERAVLELLYEAGTKQSLEEARNLFDGLRSPRKELLGQLLSCCTSVKTVRLFLTWARETQVVDVKDLLERHPLRTGSEKRWMSRLADGTLLSLNPHG
- a CDS encoding type II toxin-antitoxin system PrlF family antitoxin, with product MPNVKELATVTSKGQLTLPKAVRQALGVEAGDKVAFELREDGQVVVSRGEAEHEDPAIGAFLTLLARDIEAGRNIRGLPEELARTMLEHAGHEVVLGDDFDGRVEI
- a CDS encoding type II toxin-antitoxin system YhaV family toxin produces the protein MQRHGWTLLFHEGFIEQLRKVQAAAVPLSDSEPQQFDGDANAKLFQALSHRVMDAVPGDPSRDEFRYCNIAEPAHSNWRCARIGRRFRLFFRYDARAKVIVFAALKDRATAIAPSREQSDALSSQIDPTVTKVRRQRMTRPRQER
- a CDS encoding DUF3742 family protein, whose amino-acid sequence is MKTAAQTTFPERVGRTLGRLWRGCVRLDRRAMQGLVAKGWKPGVAKGVMLIVKIAAFAVLLYAAFWMALLLLCIVVVARMAWQHDSDDDADFLGRKAEERDHREGLFYHPAMHDDDPDPRFKDD
- a CDS encoding conjugal transfer protein TraG N-terminal domain-containing protein: MTLYTTDYLEYYLTLVGWIVNNGIWNILVASGVFALPFVVIVVQEWLRARAEGADEGNKGVLSSMRIENRVWVAIVVILFAGIPFIPVDLSTIRFDTTRSAQCQVSVPQPNDTGWSNAYTTLNNQNALVPVWWFFMHAISKAVTGGAVAAIPCGTDLRQMRMDVDATRIDDPVLAQEVGDFVHDCYGPSRAKLFMNRPTLSDEQMNDVTWIGSSYFLGSTGFYDTYHSNTPRTAWPYDATRDAGLAQVDSGGGYPTCQQWWSDGNSGLRARLLAQVDPDLLTRMGRWAGFLSQAEVNDSVVRAVVSPKQQKMNQGSVYTDYGGQIEKTLPNIVTRGAGDLGMTMGSLGVFPAMDVVRQALPMVLSLLKMALVICIPLVLVFGTYELKALVAVSCVEFALFFVDFWFQLARWLDSTILDALYGWGFGANRPHSNFDPLIGLNNAFGDMLLNFVMATMFLVLPSLWITALGWVGVRAGGVLQGLANGTRDAGQAGRSGANVAISAVKK